CGGGCTGCGGTGTGAGGTTGGCCCTCGGGCCTCGGGAGCCCGGGCTCCTCACTGTACCCGGCACCCGCCCGGCCGGGCTCGGGGTCTCACAGGAATATGCAGAAGTTGACAGGGTGCGCACGAGAAGGGCCTGAACCGGGCGTGCATCACCTGCCCCACATCCGTCGGGGCACTGTCGATTTGCATCCCGATCCGGCCCTGGCGTAGCCTGTCGCGCCGGAATCGAGACGTTGCCACGTTTGCAGTCCGAGGACCGTTTTTCAGGCCCTGGGGCGCCACCTTTTGGAGGGCTTCTGTTGCACGGCACCCCCCGGCCCAGTAAACCCGATACCCGCCGGAAACATCGCCAAACATCTCACCGCACAAGGACCACATCCCTCTGGGTAATCCGGCCCCGTGCCCGCCGCCGGGTGCCCCGGGGCCGCCCCTTGCTGTTCCGCTCCTGGTCCCCGACCGGCCGGATCGGGGCGGTCGCCCTGGTGGTGTCCCTGATGCTGACCACCGCCGGCATCGAGGCGGGGCTGCAGAGCCTGGCCGCGGTCCCTACCCCGGTGGTGAACGGGGCGGTCATCGAATCGGACACCTTCAGCGGGCGCACCACCGCCGGAGGGTGGGGCACCGCCTCGAACGGGGACCCCTGGACCGTGCAGACCGGTAGCGCCAGCGTGCTCTCCGTATCCGGCGGCGAAGGCCATGTGAACGGATCGCTCGCCATGGCGATGCTGGTGGCAACTCTGGGGACCAAGACCGCCACCAACAGCGAGGTGCTGGCCCGCTACACCTCGGGGCACTACGCCAACGACGACGGCCATGTGCTCCTGGCGTTCTCCGACGCATCGACGTTCTACGTTGCCGGCCTGGACTCGCCCAACGCTTCACCGGTGGTCAACATCTGGCGGACTTCCCGAGGCACCGAGACCCAGGTGGCCAGCGTGCCCTTCCCGGCTGCCACCGGGACGTCCTACTGGGAGCGCGCCCGGGTGACCAACACCGGGGCCAGCGCGCAGATCTCGGTCCGGGTCTGGGCCGACGGCACCGTCGAGCCCACCGGCTGGACCCTGCAGTGGACGGACTCCTCGCCGCTGCCAGCAGGCCGGGTGGGCGTCGAGGCGTGGGACGACGGCCTCGGCTGGACCATGGACAACTTCGCCGCGGGGAACCTCGACGCCGCCCCCACGCCGAGCCCCTCGCCGTCCCCGTCCCCGAGCCCGTCGCCGTCCCCCAGCCCGTCGCCGTCCCCGAGCCCGTCGCCGTCCCCCAGCCCGTCGCCGTCCCCCAGCCCGTCGCCGTCCGGCAACGTGGCGGGTGGCACGCTCATCGAGCAGGACACCTTCGCCGGGCGCACCACCACCGGGGGCTGGGGGACCGCCTCCAATGGCGATCCCTGGAGCGTCCAGGCGGGCAGTGCCTCCGTCCTCTCGGTCTCCGGCGGCCTCGGCATCGTCAAGGGTTCCGGCTCCATGGCCCTCCTGCGGGCCACGCTCGGCTCGCAGATTGCCGGCGACACCGAGGTGCTCAGCCAGTACACCTCCAAGGACTACGCCAATGACGCCGGCCACGTGATGCTGCGCTTCTCGAATACCTCGTCGTTCTACGTCGCCGGCCTCGACTCCCCCAACGGCTCCCCGGTCGTCAATGTGTTCAAGGCCTCGGGTGGGGGGGAGAGCCAGGTGGCCAGCGTGCCGTACCCGGCCACCAACGGGACGTCGTACTGGGAGCGGGCCCGGGTGCAGAACTCCGGGGCCAACGCGGTGGTCTCGGTGCGGGTATGGCCGGTGGGCGCCACCGAGCCCTCAGCCTGGACCCTGACCTGGACCGACTCCTCGCCGCTGCCCGCCGGCCGGGTCGGGATCGAGGCCTGGGACAGCGGTCTGGGCTGGACCATGGACAACTTCTCGGCCGGCAGCCTGTCGGGGCCGGGCCCCAGCCCGAGCCCCAGCCCTTCGCCGAGCCCCAGCCCCTCGCCGAGCCCGAGCCCCTCCCCGTCGCCCACGCCAAAGGCTTCCCCGTCGCCCAACCCGTCGCCCACAGCGCCGCCCTCGGCTCCCGCGGTCACCGGGCTGAGCCCGAACTCGGGGAGTACCGCCGGCGGCACCTCGGTGGCGATCACCGGCACCAACCTCTCCGGGGCCACGACGGTCACCTTCGGCGGCGCTTCGGTCGGCTTCACCGTCGACTCCTCGACGAGGATCACCGCCACCTCCCCCGCCGCCTCGGCCGGGACGGTGGACGTCCGGGTTACGGGCGGCGGCGGGCAGAGCGCCGTCACCGCCGCCGACCGGTTCACGTTCGTGACCCCCACGGGGCCGCCGGCGGTGACCTCGGTGAGCCCGCCCTCCGGCGCCTCGGCGGGCAGCACCTCGGTGGTCATCACCGGCACCAACTTCACCGGCGCCAGCTCGGTCCAGTTCGGCGGGGTCGCGGCCAGCTACACGGTCAACTCGGCCACGCAGATCACGGCCACCGCCCCCGCCGGCTCGGGCACCGTGGACGTGATGGTGACCACGCCCGGCGGCGGCACCAGCGCCCGGGTGGTGGGCGACGAGTACAGCTACACCTTCGCCCGGAACGGCTACTCGGTGTCGCTCGTGGCGTCCACCGTCTCCCCGGCGCTGGGTGGCATCGTCAGCCTCAACGCCACCGCCAACCAGGACATCACCACCTCCGGGTTCGGGATCTCGATCTTCGATGCCAGCACCGGCGTCGAGCTCACCCACGTCGTGGTGGGCTCCACCGCCGTGGCGCTGGTCAGCCAGGCCTCGGCCCTCACCCAGCGCTACGTGGCCGAGGTCTCCAATGCCGGGGGCACCAACGCCCAGGCGGCGTCTGCACCGGTGATCGTCACCTGGTCGGGCGGGGCACCGCCGCCCCCACCCGCGGTGACCGGCGTCTCGCCCGGCTCCGGGCCGGCAGGTACCGCGGTGACCATCAGCGGGACGAACTTCACCGGCGCTACGGCCGTGGCCTTCGGCAGCGTGTCCGCCGCCTTCACCGTCACCTCGCCCACCCAGATCTCGGCCACCTCCCCGGCGGGGAGCGGGACCGTGGACGTCCGGGTGACCACCCCCGCCGGCACCAGCCCCTCGGGTGCCCTCGACGTCTACGCCTACACCACAAGCGGTGGCGGCGGGTCGCCCTCCGGCCTGGCCATGCCCACGGGCGACATCCCGGGCTGGCACATGGTGTTCTCGGACGACTTCACCGGCAGCTCGCTGAACAGCAACGCCTGGGGGACGTACTCGGGCCAGCCCGGCGGCGACTCGGGTGCCTGGTGGGACCCCTCCCACGTGGTGGTGAAGAACGGGATGCTCGTGCTGGAGAACTTCGTCGACCCGTCCCATGACGGCGGCAAGTCGGGCATCTACGTCTCCGGTGGCGTCTCCAGCGCCCCGGCCCTGCAGCAGCTGTACGGCAAGTACCTCATGCGTTTCCGGGCGGACGGGGGCCTCGGCATCGCCCAGATCGGGCTCCTGTGGCCGGCCAACAACTCATGGC
This genomic window from Actinomycetota bacterium contains:
- a CDS encoding IPT/TIG domain-containing protein, encoding MPRGRPLLFRSWSPTGRIGAVALVVSLMLTTAGIEAGLQSLAAVPTPVVNGAVIESDTFSGRTTAGGWGTASNGDPWTVQTGSASVLSVSGGEGHVNGSLAMAMLVATLGTKTATNSEVLARYTSGHYANDDGHVLLAFSDASTFYVAGLDSPNASPVVNIWRTSRGTETQVASVPFPAATGTSYWERARVTNTGASAQISVRVWADGTVEPTGWTLQWTDSSPLPAGRVGVEAWDDGLGWTMDNFAAGNLDAAPTPSPSPSPSPSPSPSPSPSPSPSPSPSPSPSPSPSPSPSGNVAGGTLIEQDTFAGRTTTGGWGTASNGDPWSVQAGSASVLSVSGGLGIVKGSGSMALLRATLGSQIAGDTEVLSQYTSKDYANDAGHVMLRFSNTSSFYVAGLDSPNGSPVVNVFKASGGGESQVASVPYPATNGTSYWERARVQNSGANAVVSVRVWPVGATEPSAWTLTWTDSSPLPAGRVGIEAWDSGLGWTMDNFSAGSLSGPGPSPSPSPSPSPSPSPSPSPSPSPTPKASPSPNPSPTAPPSAPAVTGLSPNSGSTAGGTSVAITGTNLSGATTVTFGGASVGFTVDSSTRITATSPAASAGTVDVRVTGGGGQSAVTAADRFTFVTPTGPPAVTSVSPPSGASAGSTSVVITGTNFTGASSVQFGGVAASYTVNSATQITATAPAGSGTVDVMVTTPGGGTSARVVGDEYSYTFARNGYSVSLVASTVSPALGGIVSLNATANQDITTSGFGISIFDASTGVELTHVVVGSTAVALVSQASALTQRYVAEVSNAGGTNAQAASAPVIVTWSGGAPPPPPAVTGVSPGSGPAGTAVTISGTNFTGATAVAFGSVSAAFTVTSPTQISATSPAGSGTVDVRVTTPAGTSPSGALDVYAYTTSGGGGSPSGLAMPTGDIPGWHMVFSDDFTGSSLNSNAWGTYSGQPGGDSGAWWDPSHVVVKNGMLVLENFVDPSHDGGKSGIYVSGGVSSAPALQQLYGKYLMRFRADGGLGIAQIGLLWPANNSWPPEIDFDEDAGEDGLARAHSTATYHCGSNGNDSCQVAHTLSNVDLTQWHTIGVEWTSSGLVYTFDGQNWATVPASTQRPPSIPMEFDIQTQAGDCSQFLPCPTSAKTPPEVDMDVDWVVAYAPGP